A stretch of the Actinoalloteichus fjordicus genome encodes the following:
- a CDS encoding glycine--tRNA ligase, whose amino-acid sequence MQDAILALTKYWTDQGCMVVQPLNTEVGAGTLNPATVLRVLGPEPWRTAYVEPSVRPDDSRYGENPNRLQTHTQFQVILKPDPGNPQELYLGSLAAIGIDVEAHDVRFVEDNWDFPALGAWGLGWEVWLDGLEITQFTYFQQAGGATLDPVSVEITYGLERILMALQNVSHFKDIAFAPGISYGEAFGQAEYEMSRYYLDDADVAMNRRLFDEYAAEARRLLDARLPMPAHYFVLKCSHTFNVLDARGAVSTTERAKAFGRTRALTRDVVRLWAERREELGHPLGVAEALPAATVPAELPSVTEPATLLFEVGTEELPAAEVRRAAEAMRTALTEKLAATRLGHGEISTYATPRRIVAVVEAVEPGEPDAERTVRGPRVANAFDATGAPTKAVAGFARGQGVDVADLGRAVIDGVEFVVAVKTDVGRGAVTVLSELLSSVVLELRADKNMRWSDSTLSYSRPVRWLLAMLGDVGVPVAASSLASGVTTRVHRTAATPTVAVPHADGYVDFLAAHGIVVDIDVRRGQIVGATQRLVSEVGGTVDFDGEAVLLEEVVNLVEQPTPILGSFSEHYLELPDEILTTVMRKHQRYLPVRDGAGALMPYFVAVANGACDHDAVRAGNEGVLRARYEDAAFFWRADLAVKPETMKLGLDRLAFEERLGSMADRTERIAAVARELGDATVATPEGVQASGDRLVPLTGEERQTLDRAAQLVKFDLGSQMVVELTSLAGTMAREYALRAGESPSVAGALYDMEQPRSAGGVLPTTVPGALLSLADRLDLLVGLFGIGASPTGSSDPFGLRRAALGLISVLRAFPQLRQVTVSRALRVAADVLAAQGIEVADSALAEAHEFVIRRYEQQLLDAGHHHAVVAAVLPLADSPITADETLAEVNRRTGDPTFVELAAALQRVRRIVPDDTPATYDAAHITEPAEVALRTVWEQVGAALAGTTPDLARFAEEARPIVAPIGVFFDDVLVMAEDAQVRAARLGLLASIRDAAAPVLDWRALGTALAKD is encoded by the coding sequence ATGCAGGACGCGATTCTCGCGTTGACCAAGTACTGGACCGATCAGGGATGCATGGTCGTGCAGCCCCTGAACACCGAGGTCGGTGCGGGAACGCTCAACCCGGCCACCGTGCTGCGCGTGCTGGGTCCCGAGCCGTGGCGGACCGCCTACGTCGAGCCGAGCGTGCGGCCGGACGACTCCCGATACGGCGAGAACCCGAACCGGCTCCAGACCCACACCCAGTTCCAGGTGATCCTCAAGCCCGATCCCGGCAACCCGCAGGAGCTGTACCTCGGCAGCCTGGCGGCCATCGGCATCGACGTCGAGGCGCACGACGTCCGCTTCGTCGAGGACAACTGGGACTTCCCCGCGCTCGGCGCCTGGGGCCTCGGCTGGGAGGTGTGGCTAGACGGCCTGGAGATCACCCAGTTCACCTACTTCCAGCAGGCGGGCGGCGCCACGCTCGACCCCGTCTCGGTGGAGATCACCTACGGGCTGGAGCGCATCCTCATGGCGCTGCAGAACGTCAGCCACTTCAAGGACATCGCCTTCGCGCCCGGCATCTCCTACGGCGAGGCCTTCGGGCAGGCCGAGTACGAGATGAGCCGTTACTACCTCGACGACGCCGACGTGGCGATGAACCGTCGGCTGTTCGACGAGTACGCGGCGGAGGCCCGCAGGCTGCTGGACGCCCGGCTGCCGATGCCCGCCCACTACTTCGTGCTCAAGTGCTCGCACACCTTCAACGTGCTCGACGCCCGAGGCGCGGTGTCCACCACGGAACGGGCCAAGGCCTTCGGCCGCACCAGGGCGCTGACCAGGGACGTCGTGCGGCTGTGGGCCGAGCGTCGCGAGGAGCTGGGCCACCCGCTCGGGGTCGCCGAGGCACTCCCCGCCGCCACGGTGCCCGCCGAGCTGCCCTCGGTGACCGAGCCCGCGACGCTGCTGTTCGAGGTGGGCACCGAGGAACTGCCCGCCGCCGAGGTCCGGCGTGCCGCCGAGGCGATGCGCACCGCCCTCACCGAGAAGCTCGCCGCCACCCGACTGGGCCACGGCGAGATCAGCACCTATGCCACGCCCCGCCGGATCGTCGCGGTGGTCGAGGCAGTGGAGCCCGGTGAGCCCGACGCCGAGCGGACCGTGCGCGGACCTCGGGTCGCCAACGCCTTCGACGCGACGGGCGCCCCCACCAAGGCCGTCGCGGGCTTCGCGCGCGGGCAGGGCGTGGACGTCGCCGACCTGGGCCGGGCCGTGATCGACGGCGTCGAGTTCGTCGTCGCGGTCAAGACCGACGTCGGCCGGGGGGCGGTCACCGTGCTGAGCGAGCTGCTCTCCAGCGTCGTGCTGGAGCTGCGGGCCGACAAGAACATGCGGTGGAGCGACTCGACGTTGTCCTACAGCCGCCCGGTGCGCTGGCTGCTGGCGATGCTCGGCGACGTCGGCGTGCCGGTGGCGGCCTCGTCGCTGGCCAGCGGGGTGACCACCCGAGTGCACCGGACCGCCGCGACGCCGACGGTGGCCGTGCCCCATGCGGACGGCTACGTCGACTTCCTCGCCGCGCACGGCATCGTCGTCGACATCGACGTCCGGCGCGGCCAGATCGTCGGGGCGACGCAGCGGCTGGTCTCGGAGGTCGGCGGCACGGTCGACTTCGACGGCGAGGCCGTGCTGCTGGAGGAGGTCGTCAACCTCGTCGAGCAGCCGACCCCGATCCTGGGCTCCTTCTCCGAGCACTACCTGGAACTGCCCGACGAGATCCTCACGACCGTGATGCGCAAGCACCAGCGCTACCTGCCGGTCCGTGACGGCGCGGGCGCGTTGATGCCCTACTTCGTCGCCGTCGCCAACGGTGCCTGCGACCACGACGCGGTGCGGGCGGGCAACGAAGGAGTGCTGCGGGCCCGGTATGAGGACGCGGCGTTCTTCTGGCGGGCCGATCTGGCGGTCAAGCCGGAGACGATGAAGCTCGGTCTGGACCGGCTCGCCTTCGAGGAGCGGCTCGGCTCGATGGCCGACCGCACCGAGCGGATCGCCGCCGTGGCCAGGGAACTCGGCGACGCCACCGTGGCGACCCCCGAGGGCGTGCAGGCGAGCGGCGACCGGCTGGTGCCGCTGACCGGCGAGGAGCGCCAGACCCTGGACCGGGCCGCGCAGCTCGTGAAGTTCGACCTCGGTTCGCAGATGGTCGTCGAGCTGACCAGCCTGGCAGGCACGATGGCGCGGGAGTACGCGCTGCGGGCAGGCGAGTCGCCGAGCGTCGCAGGCGCCCTCTACGACATGGAGCAGCCTCGGTCGGCAGGCGGCGTCCTGCCCACCACCGTCCCCGGCGCGCTGCTGTCGCTGGCCGACCGGCTCGACCTGCTGGTGGGGCTGTTCGGCATCGGTGCGTCCCCCACGGGCAGCTCCGACCCGTTCGGTCTGCGGCGGGCGGCGTTGGGCCTGATCAGCGTGCTGCGGGCCTTCCCGCAGCTTCGGCAGGTCACGGTGAGTCGGGCGCTGCGGGTGGCGGCCGACGTCCTTGCCGCGCAGGGCATCGAGGTCGCCGACTCGGCGCTGGCCGAGGCGCACGAGTTCGTCATCCGGCGGTACGAGCAGCAACTGCTCGACGCGGGTCACCACCACGCCGTGGTCGCCGCCGTGCTGCCGTTGGCCGACTCGCCGATCACCGCCGACGAGACGCTCGCCGAGGTCAACCGCCGCACCGGCGATCCGACCTTCGTCGAGCTGGCCGCCGCGCTCCAGCGGGTTCGCCGAATCGTCCCCGACGACACCCCCGCGACCTACGACGCCGCGCACATCACCGAGCCCGCCGAGGTCGCGCTGCGCACCGTGTGGGAGCAGGTCGGCGCCGCGTTGGCGGGCACCACACCGGATCTCGCCCGCTTCGCGGAGGAGGCCCGGCCGATCGTCGCGCCGATCGGCGTCTTCTTCGACGACGTGCTGGTCATGGCCGAGGACGCCCAGGTGCGGGCGGCCCGGCTGGGACTGCTGGCCTCGATCCGCGACGCCGCCGCACCCGTGCTGGACTGGCGGGCGTTGGGAACGGCGTTGGCCAAGGACTGA